One Thermoanaerobacter pseudethanolicus ATCC 33223 DNA window includes the following coding sequences:
- a CDS encoding IS200/IS605 family accessory protein TnpB-related protein: MIVIQAKLIFLNQQDKQIVLDLMRRWSSCMRFAYKRLLEGYDRKTLKRDLQGIFNLNSRYVDDAIMKAIGVLKSSRQLDNNPKKVIFGGRDLFRKLQKRHINGKEYQKLKTKWQERRKGNLYSRGDKSKKGNLNTRIEVKENGTFLRINVGERKYVYARIEVGYKKNKRREELLQEIRESNIPYSVELKLKNGNIYAYFAIEEEYSEIKITKEKGAIGIDINAYPYNISWAETDEKGNLINYDKMSMPELASGNKDKREYFRWHYAHEIVKIAKEKGKAIVIEELEIKDKGRRGDFSGRKSRRIRHNFSYKSLLSKIKTLAKREGIEVIEVNPSYTSIIGMLKYAPQYMITKDIAAAYVIARRGLGLQEKIPDNYIKFLNALTVDELEELKEYVKKTVRNKHLKKKHIREINKAIEFLQSLESEPGRVLEPLYGTSFSAYNLWQVLKVAVVTPLSPEKVPRDFSVLKELLIQGKWGGP, from the coding sequence ATGATAGTAATACAGGCTAAACTCATTTTTCTAAATCAACAAGACAAACAAATAGTATTAGACTTAATGAGAAGATGGTCCTCCTGCATGAGATTTGCATACAAAAGGCTTCTAGAAGGTTATGATAGAAAAACATTAAAAAGAGACCTTCAAGGGATTTTCAATTTAAACTCAAGATATGTAGATGATGCAATAATGAAAGCAATAGGTGTATTAAAATCATCTAGACAATTAGACAACAATCCAAAGAAAGTCATTTTTGGAGGAAGAGACTTATTTAGAAAACTTCAAAAGCGCCATATAAATGGGAAAGAATATCAAAAGCTAAAAACAAAGTGGCAAGAAAGAAGAAAAGGAAATCTCTATTCAAGAGGGGATAAAAGCAAAAAGGGAAATCTCAACACAAGGATAGAAGTAAAAGAAAATGGCACTTTCTTAAGGATAAATGTAGGGGAAAGAAAATATGTCTATGCCAGAATAGAAGTAGGCTACAAAAAGAATAAGAGAAGAGAAGAACTTCTACAGGAAATTAGAGAATCAAACATACCCTACTCTGTAGAATTAAAACTTAAAAATGGCAATATATACGCCTATTTTGCTATTGAAGAAGAATATTCAGAAATAAAAATAACAAAAGAAAAAGGAGCAATAGGGATAGATATAAATGCATATCCGTACAACATATCATGGGCAGAGACAGATGAAAAAGGGAATCTAATAAACTATGATAAAATGTCAATGCCAGAGCTTGCAAGTGGAAATAAAGACAAAAGAGAATACTTCAGATGGCACTATGCTCATGAAATAGTAAAAATAGCAAAAGAAAAAGGAAAAGCAATTGTAATTGAAGAATTAGAAATAAAAGACAAAGGCAGAAGAGGGGACTTTTCAGGGAGAAAATCAAGAAGAATAAGACATAACTTTAGCTATAAATCACTTCTTTCAAAAATAAAAACACTGGCAAAAAGAGAAGGGATAGAAGTAATAGAAGTCAATCCTTCTTACACCTCAATAATAGGCATGTTAAAATATGCACCGCAATACATGATAACGAAAGATATAGCAGCGGCCTATGTAATAGCAAGAAGGGGATTAGGACTACAAGAAAAGATACCAGATAATTATATAAAGTTTCTCAACGCATTGACTGTAGATGAATTAGAAGAATTAAAAGAGTACGTAAAGAAAACAGTCAGAAACAAGCATTTGAAGAAAAAGCATATAAGGGAAATAAATAAAGCAATAGAATTTTTACAAAGCCTTGAGAGTGAGCCAGGGAGGGTGCTAGAACCTCTGTATGGAACAAGTTTTAGTGCCTATAATTTGTGGCAAGTTCTCAAGGTAGCGGTGGTAACGCCACTCTCTCCTGAGAAGGTACCAAGAGACTTCTCTGTCCTGAAGGAATTACTAATTCAGGGCAAGTGGGGAGGCCCGTAA